The genomic stretch AAGGGTTGGTAAGAGGCTTCCTTTGAGAAATCTCTACTCTGTCCCGTTACGATGTATATGAAAACGAGCAACTAGCTCGAGGGCGAATTGCCCGAGCCTCAGTCCGTGATTTTATTGTCCACTAACTTCACGGGCTATGATTTGGTGCCCAAACAAACTGCCAGTACAGCAACGGAAGTGTGCTTTGTTTGAGCCACCGGTTTTATACGATAATCTGCACAAGGGTGATATGCACCCTTTTGACTGTTTCATGCCCCTCAAAATGACGAGGCAGGATTGACGGGCCGCATATGGACTATGATCTGTTTTGAATTTCTTGTATCGAGATGTGACTATAGGAGGACTATAATCtgccgagaaagagagtTCCTTCGATTCCGATGTGGAGAGACAAGGTCCTTGCTGGTTCGAGGACAGTCACCATGACGGGGATGATTGGACGGTTTGGCTTTACGTATACCCTGTTGGATGAATTTGCgtgtgtttctttttctcgttcatCTAATTTTGTTGGATGGTTCCCTTTGTTATTTTGGCCCAGAAGTTGCCTGTTATGTCAAAATCCCACTATCTCATGTACATCTAGCAATTGTCAAATTCATGACCAACCGCTTCAAGGAAGTGTAATCTAATGCCATACTATCAATCACTGATTCAAATCCTAGACTTTTTGCAGCATGTTCTCAATTAATTTAACAAGGATCCAGATGTACTACACAAATCCTATATGCATCCAAGAGACTTTTCAAATCTAGCATTGACTTGATCATAAGATTATCAGAGTACAAACCTAGGATGTAGAAAGAGAGTGTGGTGATACAACCAATCATAGTTTTAGTTACCATGAAGCCCTACCTCCATGCTTGCGTGCAGTATGGCAAGGTACCACGTACACAAGTTTTCAAATCTAGCTTTGAGAGAATAGACCTTTGCTTGGTCAATCTAATAATGTTACAGGTTGTAACCGGTGTCCCAGATCTAGTATATAATCCCATCGAGTTAGGTTGTAATAAACATGCAAGTTATCTGTCATTCTCATTCCTTCGCTATAACGCTAATAGTTGCGTATCTTCGTCGCcaacagaagaagatatAATAAGCAACCGAAAATGCAAGACACTATATACCTCTTCCCATAGCCATTGTGTGAAGGCGACTCCCACAAATACTATACCGGGGTACAAACTGACAAGTCCTGCGAATTATGCCCTAAATAGGTCAACCCCAAATTAGGGCAACCATCAAGACGGTTCCCGCCGCTATGACGGCTTTCAGCCCATTGCCTGATTTCAGATTCGATCCTGTAGATTCGTCTGTCTTTTTGGGCTTGTCTGCCGTGTTCGccttatctttctcttgtgTTGTACGATCCGGGACGCCGTCCTTCCCTGATCTGATCTCCATGATCTCATCAGGCGCTTTCTCCCAGCATCTTTGGGCCAGAGAGACTTCGTCATTCTTCATGTCAAAGACTGTGTATACCAATTTGAGGAAATTGGCTCCAATTATGGCACCGCCAAGTTCCTTACTACGTTCAGGTTCGATCGTCAAAAAGCTTAGGTAGCAGTAACCCTCCTCGTGCTGTTTAGGGTCTGTGGTCGAGGGAGCCTCTGCTATGAATGGGTCGAGGGAGAAGTTGAAAGCTACGTCGCCGAAATGGAATGCTAGCATCTTGTTCTCGGGTGGTTTGTCACAAGGAAACATCGGCTGGCCATTTTCATAAAACATTGTGACGTTAAGTTGGGAAAACAGGTCTTGCGTGATCGCTTTCGGGAAACCGATGAAATCAGTCgcggaagaaaagacagcCCCGATGGAAAAAAAATCTGGCGATACGGACTTCGTGGTGGAGCCTGTTCCCACGGACAATCCGGTAAGATTGACCCGGAACAACTTGCTGAGGTCTGGAGGAGATATGACCGGCAACGTATGGAGTTTATCGACATACTTGGCCTTGTTCACGccgccgaagaggatggtGCCGGGAATATAGGTCTGATCATGGTTCTCCTCCATCCACATGCTGAAAGCAGGGGATTGGATAGCTTTCGCATCGACCAATGCCTGGGTAACAGAGATAAATTCCGAGTTACCATTGCCATATCCTAGGCCGAGTGTATCTATTCAAGTTTTAATTCAGCTGTCGCATGGACTGGGCCCATGTATATGGGTATAGTTTGATGGAAAGCACCATCACAGGACAACTCACCACCTATTGCGGCTTTCTCACGTAGAGTAGCAAATCTTATGGCTTCTAGTTTTACATCCCTAACGATCATCGTATCTGACATTATATCAATATTTCCCACCTCATCCTGATCGAACCCGTCAACAGTGGCATGTGTCTTTACTGATCGGCTGCTAGTTGAAGCGTTCGCATTATACCCATCAAGAATTCCCTGCTCTATTGGTTTTGCTAACTCTTTGTTATCGctcaccaccacccagcTGCTGTCATCAAGAGTCGAGAACTGAGCTTTCAATTTCTGTGGTGGGTTTCCGACAGATATGTTAGCGTAGAAGAAGTCATTCTAAAGCCATAATAGTCAGAACGAATGATTTACTGTGAGTAATGAAGGCGAGTCaatatactgtacatacccCGTAAAACTCTAACTTAACGGTATGATCCCTCTTCCCACGGCGATCATGATGGTGAGCACCTGCGAACCGCCCGCTCTCGAAAGGGACCTCTAGCACAGAAGGcagatccttcttctccagtgTCAGGGCGTTGGTAAAGTAAGCAGCCCCTAGGGCCAGGCACCAAAACTTAATCATGTCGATCAATCTTAGCATGCAATTCCGGTAAACGTTGCGAGCATTTCATGGACAGTGGGCTTGACAAGCCTTTTATCCTTCAAACTTAGGTGAGGGATAACATTATTGAAACATGACCAGCTTTGATCTAAATGGTTGAAGTCGCTTGGAagtcttttgcttttgttccATTGGGCACCATATGCAGTGTCAGCTCGGCGCAATTCCAAACAGACCATCAACCTGCCATTGATatgtatttttctttatgaATATGTCACCATGAGGGGTGATAACTCACCACATATGTCTTGGAAGACTTATTTCGAGCCATACAGCATTCATTTCCCCCATAAATGGCAAGGCCGGGGCACTGGGCTGCCATCAAAGGCTGAAACCGACACAAAGAAGTTACTGAAACCTAATTATATCAACATGCTGCAGCAAGACTCCATTGGCTCAACAGTCTTCCCCAACAGTAAGCCAAGAtggcggaaaggaaaaagtgGAATCAGGAGGCCAGAGTCTAATGGTGACGTCTGCTAAGGCGGATGTCATGTGGATGGAGCACGTGTATTAGTATAGTATTTCTAGTATACAATTGGGAACATTATTGTCCCAAGTTCGAATATTCAGCACAGACAGACAATGTACAGTTAAGCTTGTGATATCAGATAAGAAACGTCCAGAAGCTAGGGAaaaccatctcctcctcgaagGTGCGACGGACCTGGGCTAGAACGAAGCGCTCAACCTTGCCGACATTCTTCAGGACTTGTTTACCATCTTCTTTCCGACCGATTTCACTTTCAACTCGGATTTCTCGCAATAAGCCTCCCTGGCGCTTCGGGGAAGCGGTCGGGTCTGCACTAGACCATGGGCGATCATCCTGGCCTCTCGCCTCTTGCTGATCAGACCCGATCAGTGCATCCGCATCTTCTGCAGACAAAAAGCAGAAATGAACTCGTTTGCGGATGTACGCGATGACTGCAACTCCGTCGAATGTAATTCCCGTGACGTTGAGTTTCAGCGGCAACCCGACGAAACTAGGCATAGGataatcaagaagaatcTCCGCGGTTAATGATAACCGCACATCCCCAGCATATTTAGCATGGCATAGAACCTGAAAATCTTCCGGTCGGCGCTCTCGCATGCGAGGGGGGAGCCGGAGGGGATGTCCTGAAGTCATAGGATCATCCAAATGTTCATCCTCGGCGAGAGATCCGTGTTCCTTTCCCGTCGTAGCATCTCCGCTGGGCTGGTTGGACGCGGACGGATGTGAAGGAAGCGTGCTAGAGGTCGAAGGGCGTGAGGTAGGATTGCTAGTGTCGATATCAGCTTCCATGCGAGATGGATGAACCGCAGTCGGGCCggagatggatggatggcCCCTGCTACTTGCGCCCATTCCAGGGTCAGTCCAACCATTTGCGAACGGTGTACCGCCTGCAACCGCAGCAAGGGGAGTTTGTGTCCCCGACAATCCACCAAGGGACATAAGGTGGTACCCTAACGTAGAAGTTCCGCCAGGAATACCCGGAGTGCCCGCACGGGGAAGGAAGTGAGGGTTCAGGTGTTCCATAGGTGACCGCAAAGTCGATGAGTGAAAAGCTTCATCGAATGGGTCTCGTAACGGGCGATTCATTGCCATTTCCTCGTGAAATGGGGGTTCGTTGAGATCCCGGTGCCACTGGGTGCCATGCCCGGAGACCAGCTCCTCGGACACATCGGATGtttcgtcatcttcatcctcctcgtagAAGTCGGCAAACGGCTCACAGATATCTTTCACCTCAAGATCAGGTGGTATAGTCCCGAAGTCGAACGAGTGCACTTGAACTGATCGGATAAAACGTGGGAGGGCCACCTGCTGGAACTTgtcatggatgaaggagCGGATTCGCTCTGCCAGAGCCTCACCGTCCGGCCCAGAGGTGGCTGCCCTCCAGTCAACTTCGATTGACATTACATGTGCCGCAGACAGTTATTTGGCGCGAAGTGGGCAAAGGAGGGGGGTGGGTATATGGAAGCGAACAATCGCTTGGACGAGAGAGGACCGGGGCTGGTGGTAAAATTGCGCCGCAATGCGAGACTCCACAGGGATTAATTTAGGCGCAGTCGCCGCGGACCAACTCGCGTCCCGTGCAAATCACGTGATGTTGAAGTAACCTCATCGATGACATTGTAAATCAGCAATGGACGTCTTCTCATGGCATATCTCGGCCACAATACCAAAGTACAATGATTAAGGATGTCCCAGACACCTCTTATGGGTCTCAGAATCTCTGGTAACCTCCTGGACGGCTCTTACGACGTACGCGGCTTTCACACCGCTTTAGGTTTACTTGACCCAGTACTCTGGTTCACCAGTACAGCCGACGCTATTTCGGGGCATATTAGAGGATGGCACAATCTCTGCGGCGCCGGACAGTGGGAGCCCTGGAACAGCGTGTTCGCCGGGCACAAGGGTCTACGACCAGCTTGCTCTAgccttcccctcttcttgcctttcgaCTCCTCAAACCTATCCATCGGTTCCACTTCACGTCCGATTAGTACCCAACATTCAAGATTCTAACCACTATCATTGGTGATTTCCACTCGTGAATCACACTGGCTCATTCCATCATAGGTCTATCTTGACAGGGGGGATCTCCCTATGATTGACTTTCTAGCCTGCATCTTGGTGTCTGATTGTTCGCCTGCAGCAAGGTCTTTTCCCTCTTGAGTGGGCACGTCGTACCGCAGTCTCCTCATCTagcttttctttcaagaGAGCGTGATAGACCTCCTTGGCACAGAGGCGAAACGCCACGTATGTATCTGCTACTTCTTACGGTGGGCTGGCAACAAGGGCCGGCGCTGCCGCATCGGGTCCGCAGGACACAACGCAGTCCTTTGTGCGTACCttggaaggaagaatatcccGCCCCTCAATCCACAGCAGAGCAGTTCTCTATCTTAAACATCTGTCTTGTAATTCAAAGTTCTTATGGGTCTCTAACTGCGGGATTTGACCCATCACTTGCGCATCACTTTCCAAAGACAGTTTAACACATGATCCTCCAGAACCTAATATACGCGCGCACCTCATGCTCACTGACTCGGTATCTCTTAGATTTCGTTGGCTCTCACTCCATCCGGATCGCCACTGGAGAACAAGCGTCTGTGCCCCGTTTCATTATTTGATTCGACGAGCCCGCAATCAGATGATGAGAGACGTATGCGGTGCTAATGCAGCCGCTGACATACGTTGGTAATCATAGTTACCAAGAGTGGGCtttaaagaagaaaaaaaaattttctTCTGAAAGAACAACTCTTGGATCTTGTAACTGTTCCGTAGAAGCTGGCAAATGACGACAGCCAGCAGAAAGTGAGTAAGATGAATTGGGTGCCCCTTGTTCATACCTTGAATAGCCtccttttcattcttgtcgTTAATGCACTGTGCTCAGCGACACAATGAGATTGGGGAAGTCCGCCGTTTCATGATATGCATCGAAGACTCATAAGCTTAATCTTCCACATGAATGCTCAGCAACCGAAGTTAGCGACAGATCTAGAAATACGTAGTGAGGCATTTCTCTTGTAAATTATACGGATCGTGGATTTCCCCTCGGTAATCTCCGTGACTGCGGTAGGATTATTGTCGAGGCTTTGAAGCTATACAACCTCGGAGATGTTTTAGTTGAAGGTTATTCTCAAAGAGCTCTCTAGTAAGATTGATCTCCCAACGCTCGACGGGTAAAAATCCTTCAGGAATATGGGGCCAAAGGGATCCATCGTTCTGAAAGGCCGATCCATGTGGCTTCATTGTGTAACTCCTTGAATACATATAGAGTGAATAGGAAATACTGTCGGAGGAGTCCAGCGGCTTACTTGAAAATAACCTCGTCCTGAttcaagaaaataatataataagATGAGAAATGTAGGATTCAGCTAAGCAACTTCGACATACAGCGCAGCAAATGCCTTGGTAGAAAAGATGCAGCAAGGACAATGAATCAGCGACAATGTGGCTTAAACAAGAAACCTTTGCCCCAGTAGTAAGTTCACAGGGCACATCGCAGAAACGAAACAACAGGAGGATGCGGATAGGCGCTTGCAACCAGTAGTAACCACAAAACAGAACAATGCGCACGCtatgaaaggaaaagccgaGCCGGAGCATTCATGGTATTGACAGACGGCAAATAGACAAAaaaccctttttttttttttctttttctctttttcttacTCCCCAATTAAGCTCCCGTGATCTCCAAAATTGTTCTCTTGGATACATCGAAGGGTTTCAAAAATACAAGATTTGAGGAGGATTGCGAATGTCGTAGTGCTGTAGTATTGACAAAAACTGGGCTGGACGTGCTTCTGGAAGCACATATCGAAAGGCGAC from Aspergillus oryzae RIB40 DNA, chromosome 1 encodes the following:
- a CDS encoding uncharacterized protein (predicted protein), encoding MIKFWCLALGAAYFTNALTLEKKDLPSVLEVPFESGRFAGAHHHDRRGKRDHTVKLEFYGNDFFYANISVGNPPQKLKAQFSTLDDSSWVVVSDNKELAKPIEQGILDGYNANASTSSRSVKTHATVDGFDQDEVGNIDIMSDTMIVRDVKLEAIRFATLREKAAIGDTLGLGYGNGNSEFISVTQALVDAKAIQSPAFSMWMEENHDQTYIPGTILFGGVNKAKYVDKLHTLPVISPPDLSKLFRVNLTGLSVGTGSTTKSVSPDFFSIGAVFSSATDFIGFPKAITQDLFSQLNVTMFYENGQPMFPCDKPPENKMLAFHFGDVAFNFSLDPFIAEAPSTTDPKQHEEGYCYLSFLTIEPERSKELGGAIIGANFLKLVYTVFDMKNDEVSLAQRCWEKAPDEIMEIRSGKDGVPDRTTQEKDKANTADKPKKTDESTGSNLKSGNGLKAVIAAGTVLMVALIWG
- the mdm12 gene encoding ERMES complex subunit MDM12 (predicted protein): MSIEVDWRAATSGPDGEALAERIRSFIHDKFQQVALPRFIRSVQVHSFDFGTIPPDLEVKDICEPFADFYEEDEDDETSDVGDATTGKEHGSLAEDEHLDDPMTSGHPLRLPPRMRERRPEDFQVLCHAKYAGDVRLSLTAEILLDYPMPSFVGLPLKLNVTGITFDGVAVIAYIRKRVHFCFLSAEDADALIGSDQQEARGQDDRPWSSADPTASPKRQGGLLREIRVESEIGRKEDGKQVLKNVGKVERFVLAQVRRTFEEEMVFPSFWTFLI